A single window of Sphingobacteriales bacterium DNA harbors:
- a CDS encoding DUF2795 domain-containing protein: MYWTLELASYLEEAPFPATKDEIIDYAIRIGAPLEVIENLQELDGDEDLYESIEDIWPDYPTKDDFLFNEDEY; encoded by the coding sequence ATGTATTGGACATTAGAATTGGCATCATATTTAGAAGAAGCACCATTTCCAGCAACAAAAGATGAAATAATAGATTATGCTATTAGAATTGGAGCACCATTGGAAGTAATTGAAAATTTACAAGAACTTGATGGCGATGAAGATTTGTATGAATCTATTGAGGATATTTGGCCAGATTATCCTACAAAAGATGATTTCTTGTTTAATGAAGATGAGTATTAA
- a CDS encoding SET domain-containing protein-lysine N-methyltransferase — MELYLMNLDGKGRGVFCTEDLNEGDVIEICPVVVCPAKDTKHLDKTTLYHYYFMWGDNGKSAGLVLGYGAMYNHSYDPNAIYEAYYEDEIFKVIARRHIPANTEITINYNFYPDDQSKVWFDVN, encoded by the coding sequence ATGGAATTATATTTAATGAATTTAGATGGAAAAGGAAGAGGCGTATTTTGTACTGAAGATTTGAATGAAGGCGATGTCATTGAAATTTGTCCTGTAGTTGTATGTCCTGCAAAGGACACAAAACACTTAGACAAAACAACTTTATATCATTATTACTTTATGTGGGGCGACAATGGAAAAAGTGCTGGCTTAGTTTTAGGCTATGGTGCTATGTACAATCACTCATATGACCCAAATGCTATATATGAAGCATATTATGAAGATGAAATTTTTAAGGTAATTGCAAGAAGGCATATTCCTGCAAATACTGAAATTACAATAAACTACAATTTCTATCCAGATGACCAAAGCAAAGTTTGGTTCGATGTGAATTAA
- a CDS encoding OmpA family protein: MSDKVENTVTNIPNNTPTANTTTEPTIKPNENYLAVVDNNKNEEELNKHIEEIEQLKKEQEQLNQQLNNTLNNLNSNKNNLEKDIDELANERDKLSQQLNNTLSNLNDNKNVLEKDIDNLSSEKDKLDEQKKQLEQTNSKLSDEKKKLEQDKKMMDDLLAQMQAEKDKIAAEKAKLEKDKQLLELLRKQQEKEVVTLSKNIDSLQKIQQKAIDVNAQIQRYEIFEVPIEEGAIAIMKSIYFMADASFLQTKSFPELDKLVAFLKQNGKIQKIEIGGHTNGLCDDSFCMKLSNDRAKSVMDYLIRNGIPAEKLSFKGYGKQFLISKPGDPINQRVEVKIVSVKEN; the protein is encoded by the coding sequence TTGTCTGATAAAGTTGAAAATACAGTTACAAATATTCCAAACAATACACCAACAGCAAATACTACCACTGAGCCAACAATAAAACCCAATGAAAACTATTTGGCAGTTGTTGATAATAATAAAAACGAAGAAGAACTAAACAAACATATTGAAGAAATAGAACAACTTAAGAAAGAGCAAGAACAACTCAATCAGCAATTGAATAATACATTGAATAATTTGAATAGTAACAAAAATAACCTTGAAAAAGATATTGATGAATTAGCAAATGAAAGAGATAAACTTAGTCAACAATTGAATAATACCTTGAGCAATTTGAATGATAATAAAAATGTATTAGAAAAAGATATTGATAATTTGAGTTCTGAAAAAGATAAATTAGATGAGCAAAAGAAACAATTGGAACAAACAAACTCAAAACTATCTGATGAGAAGAAAAAGCTAGAGCAAGACAAAAAAATGATGGATGATTTACTTGCTCAAATGCAAGCTGAGAAAGATAAAATTGCAGCAGAAAAAGCTAAATTAGAAAAAGACAAACAACTACTTGAACTACTAAGAAAACAACAAGAAAAAGAAGTTGTTACGCTTTCAAAAAATATAGATTCATTACAAAAAATACAACAAAAGGCTATTGATGTAAATGCACAAATTCAACGTTATGAAATATTTGAAGTTCCAATTGAAGAAGGCGCAATTGCAATTATGAAAAGTATTTATTTTATGGCTGATGCATCATTCTTACAAACAAAATCGTTTCCTGAGTTAGATAAATTAGTGGCATTTTTAAAACAAAATGGTAAAATTCAAAAAATTGAAATTGGTGGACATACCAATGGTTTATGTGACGATTCATTCTGCATGAAATTATCAAACGATAGAGCAAAATCTGTGATGGATTATTTGATACGCAACGGAATTCCTGCTGAGAAATTATCATTCAAAGGTTATGGAAAACAATTCTTAATTTCTAAACCAGGCGACCCAATCAACCAAAGAGTAGAAGTAAAAATTGTTAGTGTAAAAGAAAATTAG
- a CDS encoding carboxypeptidase-like regulatory domain-containing protein produces the protein MKKVSLNIIFISILLFACNTNAYSIDKYIFSGSIQDINNKEYLIAATLVDTNNNNNFIITDLNGMFSIELDSGEYIFEVSYLGYQNQFYKIILDRNINLDILLSTQNTLGEVLIQSNRIKKTAEMNKSGINSLSVELLKNMPEFLGEKDILKALQLMPGVQSGNEGQRGIFVRGGSPDQNLMQYDNATIYNVAHMYNILSTFSSDAITNVDLHKSYLPAKFSNRLSSITDIQPSFGDLNKIKFNFGISPLFSNFNLQIPIKKEKASININLRDCHVGLFSGPLSAKQFEKSSELQGGSIVYYFYDINTAIQYKINEKHTLRWSFFHSQDFYKQTSLIDRIENVSDQKYYSEVNYLRWYNITNSIGIESKINDKLTVLNQFHFSNYKVKYTYNLHDKFYTYNYNYNYFYDNNSISKIQEISLLSDWKQNFNEKYNLNFGFRTNFKYFDVNNISEKDYDSTKTLISQSNGVISKYKQIESFLYADFHHKINSKLEYTFGLQATLVSVQSKSFLYALPKFQFIYTPIPILSIRNSITYNMQPLHLLASLQNGIQSDIWVPAIAKIQPQTAWQYSGGLQFNFKKQYTISVDAYYRKMYHQIEYAGSNNFISNTESWENQVALDGTGKSYGLEFFANKYLGQFTAWAKYNLSWSKRHFDELNDGKEYFFKYDKRHDFSINLQYKLKKHFDFSISWVYTSGMRATIPIAKYTTNQTINLYKNNNSTMYGNQEQDYQYSERNSYVLPAYHHLDIGMNYTKERKNLKHVFNVSIYNIYNRLNIFSIFRVNSYSQDLGYYTKYKQLTLFPILPSISYRIYFEK, from the coding sequence TTGAAAAAAGTATCTCTAAATATTATATTTATCTCAATTCTATTATTTGCATGCAATACAAATGCATATAGTATTGATAAGTATATATTCTCTGGAAGTATTCAGGATATAAATAACAAAGAATATTTAATTGCTGCAACACTTGTAGACACTAACAACAATAATAATTTTATCATTACAGATTTGAATGGTATGTTCTCTATCGAATTAGATAGTGGTGAATATATATTTGAAGTATCTTATTTAGGTTATCAAAATCAGTTTTATAAAATAATATTAGACAGAAATATCAATCTAGATATTCTACTAAGCACACAAAATACCTTAGGTGAAGTACTTATTCAATCTAATAGAATAAAGAAAACAGCTGAGATGAATAAATCTGGTATTAATAGTTTGAGTGTGGAACTATTAAAAAATATGCCAGAATTCTTAGGCGAAAAAGATATATTGAAAGCTTTGCAGCTTATGCCTGGTGTGCAAAGTGGCAACGAAGGACAAAGAGGAATTTTTGTACGTGGTGGTAGTCCAGACCAAAATTTAATGCAATATGACAATGCAACCATTTATAATGTTGCACATATGTACAATATTCTATCTACATTTAGCTCTGATGCAATTACAAATGTAGATCTGCACAAATCATATTTACCTGCAAAATTTAGCAATAGATTATCTTCTATCACAGATATCCAACCATCATTTGGTGATTTGAATAAAATAAAATTTAACTTTGGAATTAGTCCATTATTTTCAAATTTCAATTTACAAATTCCAATAAAAAAAGAAAAAGCATCTATCAATATAAATTTGCGTGACTGTCATGTTGGATTATTTTCAGGACCACTTTCAGCAAAGCAATTTGAAAAAAGTAGTGAATTACAAGGTGGAAGCATTGTATATTATTTTTATGACATCAATACTGCAATACAGTATAAAATAAATGAGAAACACACTTTGCGTTGGAGTTTTTTCCATAGTCAAGATTTTTATAAACAAACATCTTTAATAGATAGAATAGAAAATGTAAGCGACCAAAAATATTATTCAGAAGTAAATTATTTAAGATGGTATAATATTACAAATTCAATAGGAATTGAAAGTAAAATAAACGACAAACTAACAGTCTTAAATCAGTTTCATTTTAGTAATTATAAAGTAAAATATACTTATAACTTACATGACAAGTTTTATACTTATAATTATAACTATAACTATTTTTACGACAACAATTCTATATCAAAAATACAAGAGATTTCGTTATTATCTGATTGGAAGCAAAATTTCAACGAAAAGTATAATCTCAATTTTGGATTTAGAACAAACTTTAAATATTTTGATGTAAATAATATTTCTGAAAAAGATTATGATTCTACAAAAACTCTAATATCGCAGTCAAATGGAGTTATTTCAAAATATAAACAGATAGAAAGTTTTTTATATGCTGATTTTCATCATAAAATAAATTCTAAACTAGAATACACTTTTGGATTGCAAGCCACTTTGGTAAGTGTACAATCTAAGAGTTTTTTATATGCATTACCAAAATTTCAATTTATCTACACACCTATTCCAATACTAAGTATTAGAAACTCCATCACATACAATATGCAACCTTTGCATTTATTGGCAAGTTTACAGAACGGCATTCAAAGTGATATTTGGGTACCTGCAATTGCAAAAATACAACCACAAACTGCATGGCAATATTCTGGTGGTCTGCAATTTAATTTTAAAAAACAATACACTATTAGCGTTGATGCCTATTATAGAAAAATGTATCATCAGATAGAATATGCTGGATCTAATAATTTTATCAGCAATACTGAGTCATGGGAAAATCAAGTTGCACTTGATGGTACAGGAAAATCTTATGGTTTAGAGTTTTTTGCAAACAAATATTTAGGTCAATTTACGGCATGGGCAAAATACAATTTGAGTTGGAGCAAAAGACATTTTGATGAGCTAAATGATGGGAAAGAATACTTTTTTAAGTATGATAAAAGACATGATTTTTCTATCAACTTACAATATAAATTAAAGAAACATTTTGATTTTTCAATAAGTTGGGTGTACACATCAGGTATGCGTGCAACTATTCCTATTGCTAAGTATACTACAAACCAAACTATCAACCTATATAAAAATAACAATTCGACTATGTATGGAAACCAAGAACAAGACTACCAATACAGTGAAAGAAATTCTTATGTACTGCCTGCATATCATCATCTAGATATAGGCATGAATTATACTAAAGAAAGAAAAAACTTAAAACATGTATTTAATGTAAGTATTTATAATATCTACAATAGATTAAATATTTTTAGTATCTTCAGAGTAAACAGTTATTCACAAGATCTAGGTTATTATACTAAGTATAAACAACTCACATTATTCCCAATACTACCATCAATATCATATAGAATTTATTTTGAAAAATGA
- a CDS encoding DUF4249 domain-containing protein — protein sequence MKKIYTYIITLTIIIFISCEKDIILKIDNVEIKQVINCYINENTRIQIYISKSKAIDDNSSIEFISNATVQLYEDGVFIENMQYILENPSNNLGFYLSNYEAKANHTYKIISTVENMKTIEATEFLPPKVTISNYRLIQYPDTIDRNRKGILKFNIEDDGNIDNFYVIDLYESIKTSSIDSLGDSISQINNSGSYFKIIDFSENESYDRRFIDDKKFNGTSKEFTIEFNGNVFNGSNILEQKIVLRISNVGKGYFDYFYSLQKNRGGVSNNNKEPISAISNINGGYGHFSSDNFKTYSIKIQ from the coding sequence ATGAAAAAAATTTACACATATATAATTACATTAACTATAATAATTTTCATTTCATGTGAGAAAGATATTATCCTAAAAATTGACAATGTAGAAATAAAACAAGTGATAAATTGCTATATCAACGAAAACACAAGGATACAAATCTACATCAGCAAATCAAAAGCAATAGATGATAATAGTTCAATTGAATTCATTTCTAATGCAACAGTACAATTATATGAAGATGGCGTTTTTATTGAAAACATGCAATATATACTCGAAAATCCATCAAATAATTTAGGCTTCTACCTTTCAAACTATGAGGCAAAAGCCAATCATACTTATAAAATAATAAGTACAGTAGAAAATATGAAAACTATTGAAGCAACAGAATTTTTGCCTCCAAAGGTTACCATTTCCAATTATAGATTGATTCAATATCCAGACACAATAGATAGGAATAGAAAAGGCATATTAAAGTTTAATATTGAAGATGATGGCAATATAGACAACTTTTATGTAATTGATTTATATGAAAGTATTAAGACTTCTTCAATCGATAGTCTTGGTGATTCAATAAGTCAAATCAATAATTCTGGTTCTTATTTTAAGATAATAGATTTTTCAGAAAACGAGTCATATGATAGAAGATTTATTGACGATAAAAAATTCAATGGTACATCAAAAGAATTTACAATTGAATTTAATGGGAATGTGTTCAACGGTTCAAATATATTGGAACAAAAAATAGTTTTGAGAATTTCAAATGTTGGAAAAGGATATTTCGACTATTTCTATTCTTTGCAAAAAAATAGAGGTGGCGTAAGCAATAACAACAAAGAGCCCATTTCAGCAATTAGTAATATAAATGGTGGTTACGGTCATTTCTCGAGTGATAATTTTAAAACATATAGTATAAAAATACAATAA
- a CDS encoding phytanoyl-CoA dioxygenase family protein, translated as MASVQIFESFTNKFVQIGIEPNLKAGQAILYNHKLIHYSKPNKTNSPRNVAIIGMKDKAAQLQVSFSLDKENIVTYAITQNDFYPFDAEKVSKNCSIINNTKDVNLYSNWNDIKLEYEKNINYIYIHKKISLLQKLKNKLF; from the coding sequence TTGGCATCAGTTCAAATTTTTGAATCATTTACCAATAAGTTTGTACAAATTGGTATTGAGCCAAATTTGAAAGCTGGACAAGCAATTTTATACAATCATAAATTAATACATTATTCAAAGCCAAACAAGACAAATAGCCCAAGAAATGTTGCAATAATTGGCATGAAAGATAAAGCAGCACAATTGCAAGTTTCATTTTCTTTAGACAAAGAAAATATCGTCACATATGCCATTACTCAAAATGATTTTTATCCATTTGATGCAGAAAAAGTAAGTAAAAATTGCTCTATCATCAACAATACAAAAGATGTGAATTTATATTCAAATTGGAATGATATTAAATTAGAATATGAAAAAAATATAAATTATATTTATATACATAAAAAAATATCATTATTACAAAAATTAAAAAACAAACTATTCTAA
- a CDS encoding phytanoyl-CoA dioxygenase family protein gives MDNNTQLKNDGFVIIDVLSVEEINYLNSLCEKYLKSGQSDFIAASHFLAQEDSNFINTELHKILKERMQNLFPDLELLGGTLATKKSGNATLKAHNDWDIVDEKKYNSYNLWLALVETNTENGTLGLIPNSHLWQHKHRGFGISSNF, from the coding sequence ATGGACAACAATACTCAATTAAAAAATGATGGATTTGTAATTATCGATGTATTATCAGTTGAGGAAATAAATTATTTGAATAGTTTATGCGAAAAATATTTAAAGTCTGGGCAAAGTGATTTTATTGCAGCATCGCATTTTTTGGCACAAGAAGATTCTAATTTTATAAATACTGAATTACATAAAATTTTAAAGGAAAGAATGCAAAACTTATTTCCAGATTTAGAACTTTTAGGTGGAACATTAGCAACAAAAAAAAGCGGAAATGCAACACTAAAAGCACACAATGATTGGGATATTGTAGATGAAAAAAAATATAATTCCTATAATCTTTGGTTGGCTTTGGTGGAAACAAATACAGAAAATGGAACGCTTGGTTTGATACCAAATTCTCATTTATGGCAACATAAACATCGTGGTTTTGGCATCAGTTCAAATTTTTGA
- the fbp gene encoding class 1 fructose-bisphosphatase produces the protein MASKERLITLDEFIIEAQSMIEDATGELSGLLRDIGLAAKIVNRDLKKAGLVDNILGDAEKTNIQGEEVKKLDEFANNILKKTLLNSCECAGIASEEEDSFVAFDNRKNAKYVVLFDPLDGSSNIDVNATVGTIFSIYKRKSEIGKNCTLEDFLQKGTEQGHAGYVIYGSSTMLVYTTGNGVNGFTLEPSIGEFCLSHPDIVTKENALTYSVNQAYYNSFSDGVKQYIDFCMSSEAKKVHSLRYIGSMVADFHRNLIKGGIYFYPNTKQDQKGKLRLMYECNPLSFVQEQANGKGSNGTNRILEIQPEDLHQRTQVFIGSKQMVEVIEAYIKNENK, from the coding sequence ATGGCATCTAAAGAACGCTTAATTACACTAGACGAATTTATTATCGAAGCACAGAGCATGATAGAAGATGCAACTGGAGAACTTTCTGGACTATTGAGAGATATTGGACTTGCTGCAAAAATCGTAAATAGAGATTTGAAAAAAGCTGGACTAGTTGATAATATTCTTGGTGATGCTGAGAAAACCAATATACAAGGCGAAGAAGTTAAAAAATTAGATGAATTTGCTAATAATATCTTGAAGAAAACACTTTTAAATAGTTGCGAATGTGCAGGAATAGCCTCTGAAGAAGAAGATAGCTTTGTTGCTTTTGACAATAGAAAGAATGCGAAATATGTTGTTCTATTTGACCCATTAGATGGTTCTAGCAACATTGATGTGAATGCAACAGTAGGTACTATTTTTTCAATATACAAACGAAAATCTGAAATTGGCAAAAATTGCACATTAGAAGATTTTTTACAAAAAGGCACTGAGCAAGGGCACGCTGGTTATGTTATTTATGGCTCATCAACTATGCTAGTGTACACAACTGGCAATGGTGTAAATGGTTTTACTTTAGAACCATCAATTGGAGAATTTTGTTTATCGCATCCTGATATTGTAACCAAAGAAAATGCTTTGACTTATTCAGTTAATCAAGCATACTACAATAGTTTTTCTGATGGCGTAAAACAATATATTGATTTTTGTATGTCTAGTGAAGCTAAAAAAGTACACTCACTAAGGTATATTGGCTCAATGGTAGCAGATTTCCATAGAAATTTAATAAAAGGTGGTATTTATTTTTATCCGAATACCAAACAAGATCAAAAAGGAAAATTACGCTTAATGTATGAATGTAATCCATTATCGTTTGTGCAAGAACAAGCAAATGGAAAAGGAAGCAATGGAACAAATAGAATTCTTGAAATACAACCAGAAGATTTGCACCAACGCACACAAGTATTTATTGGTTCTAAGCAAATGGTAGAGGTAATTGAAGCATATATTAAAAATGAAAATAAGTAA
- a CDS encoding polyphosphate kinase — translation MKINLDKLSTKAPENLKKEEIKEKTAKLLEEINAMQDKLIASKSNSLLVILQGMDASGKDGVVKKVFGGLNPLGLKVQTFKKPTEIEMAHDFLWRIHQVVPQKGEITIFNRSHYEDVLIQSVHHWIDDDTVKFRYDAINNFEKLLEQSGTKIIKCYLHISEEAQLERLTERKTNPEKMWKHNDGDWEERKLWKAYRTAYENAFKYCSEAAPWNIVAVDQNWYKEYQIAVLVKDALEKMDLKYPILKTNS, via the coding sequence ATGAAAATAAATCTAGATAAATTAAGTACAAAAGCACCTGAAAACTTAAAAAAAGAAGAAATAAAAGAAAAAACAGCAAAATTACTAGAAGAAATCAATGCTATGCAAGATAAACTAATTGCTTCTAAGTCAAATAGTTTATTGGTCATTTTACAAGGAATGGATGCAAGTGGAAAAGATGGTGTTGTAAAAAAAGTTTTTGGTGGCTTAAATCCATTAGGTTTGAAGGTGCAAACATTTAAAAAACCTACTGAAATAGAAATGGCACACGATTTTCTGTGGAGAATACACCAAGTTGTGCCACAAAAAGGTGAAATTACTATATTTAATCGTTCACACTACGAAGATGTGTTGATACAAAGTGTACATCATTGGATAGATGATGACACCGTAAAATTTAGATATGATGCCATCAATAATTTTGAAAAATTATTAGAACAATCTGGAACAAAAATTATAAAATGCTATTTACATATTTCCGAAGAAGCACAATTGGAAAGACTAACTGAAAGAAAAACAAATCCTGAGAAAATGTGGAAGCACAATGATGGTGATTGGGAAGAAAGAAAATTGTGGAAAGCGTATAGAACAGCTTATGAAAATGCATTTAAATATTGTAGTGAAGCTGCACCATGGAACATAGTTGCTGTAGACCAAAATTGGTACAAAGAATATCAAATTGCTGTTTTGGTAAAAGATGCACTTGAAAAAATGGATTTAAAATATCCTATTTTAAAAACAAATTCATAA